One stretch of Candidatus Poribacteria bacterium DNA includes these proteins:
- a CDS encoding Gfo/Idh/MocA family oxidoreductase produces the protein MDMANLRVGVIGCSGIGTTHVSGLVDMQNVELAAGCDFVQSTLDAFKEKYQDTWGNIALYTNHQEMLAAENLDIVTVATSDHRHADLVVDAANAGVKGIFCEKPMATSIADADRMLEATERNGTILSIDHTRRWQPLWRHTKDVVVGGGRIGEVQYVIGTLSGGRAMLFRNGTHLVDAICYFADSDPEWVSAELEDGYEGYNEYKGDGGHVPATEPSAHGYIHFANGVRGYYAGGPKTTLSGFRVEIVGTNGYILISDQGATIHQDNVVETIEAPTWDIVGIPAGPRELVGLITEGGEPVSPGTEGYKVVQIIIGFLTSQQRDNGKVKLPLSGS, from the coding sequence ATGGACATGGCAAATTTACGCGTTGGAGTGATTGGCTGTAGCGGTATCGGCACAACGCATGTATCAGGGCTGGTCGATATGCAGAACGTTGAACTGGCTGCTGGCTGCGATTTTGTTCAAAGCACATTGGATGCCTTCAAGGAAAAATATCAGGACACCTGGGGCAATATTGCCTTGTATACCAACCATCAAGAGATGCTTGCTGCTGAGAATTTGGACATCGTGACAGTGGCGACCTCCGATCATCGGCATGCTGACCTCGTTGTTGATGCGGCAAATGCCGGTGTCAAGGGTATCTTCTGTGAAAAACCGATGGCGACCAGCATCGCAGATGCCGATAGGATGTTGGAAGCAACGGAGCGAAACGGGACGATTCTTTCAATTGACCACACCCGTCGGTGGCAGCCGTTGTGGCGGCACACTAAAGATGTTGTCGTCGGTGGTGGACGCATCGGAGAAGTCCAGTATGTCATCGGCACCTTGAGTGGCGGGCGCGCGATGCTCTTCCGCAATGGCACACACCTGGTTGATGCCATCTGCTACTTCGCTGATTCAGATCCGGAGTGGGTCTCTGCCGAATTAGAGGACGGCTACGAGGGCTATAACGAGTATAAAGGTGATGGGGGACACGTCCCCGCAACCGAACCGTCGGCACACGGATATATCCACTTTGCGAATGGCGTGCGTGGTTATTATGCGGGTGGTCCAAAGACAACCCTCTCCGGGTTTCGTGTGGAGATTGTTGGCACCAACGGCTATATTCTCATTAGTGATCAAGGGGCAACGATCCATCAGGACAATGTTGTTGAGACAATCGAGGCACCGACATGGGACATCGTTGGTATCCCCGCGGGTCCTCGAGAGTTAGTGGGTCTTATCACAGAGGGTGGAGAACCCGTCTCGCCTGGAACTGAGGGGTATAAGGTTGTCCAGATTATTATCGGTTTTTTGACCTCGCAGCAGCGTGACAATGGGAAAGTCAAACTACCTTTGTCCGGTAGTTAG
- a CDS encoding ABC transporter ATP-binding protein gives MSIGQITLTSVTKQFGDTVAVDDVSLQIEGGEFFSLLGPSGCGKTTTLRIIGGFEYPTTGEVSINGELMAETPPYRRPVNTVFQNYALFPHKTVAQNIAFGLQMKKATKAEISGAVGRALDLIQLPGYDDRKPSELSGGERQRVALARALINEPTILLLDEPLSALDLKLRKQMQSELKALQRKVGITFVYVTHDQGEALALSDRIAVMNDGRILQVGTPSEIYDSPQGRFVADFIGTSNFLEGTLISQNEITLATEPPLKIVSTPNNSMPIDTPVTLALRPERVDLRTTPISDIANCLRGVIQDESYLGTMLQYTVQTDYPTPLIVHQQNTGTRDGYRFQRGDIVYLQWTPENAIVLKTDKH, from the coding sequence ATGTCTATAGGACAGATCACCCTCACATCCGTAACAAAGCAATTCGGGGACACCGTCGCCGTTGACGATGTGTCTCTACAGATAGAAGGTGGCGAGTTCTTTTCACTGCTTGGACCCAGTGGGTGTGGAAAAACGACAACGCTCCGCATCATCGGCGGATTTGAGTATCCCACCACCGGAGAAGTATCCATCAACGGCGAACTGATGGCAGAAACACCCCCCTATCGCCGTCCAGTCAACACCGTCTTCCAAAATTACGCCTTGTTCCCACATAAAACCGTCGCGCAGAATATCGCGTTTGGACTACAGATGAAGAAAGCCACCAAAGCCGAAATCTCTGGTGCCGTTGGACGCGCATTAGATTTAATTCAGTTACCGGGGTACGACGACCGGAAACCGAGTGAACTCTCTGGGGGTGAGAGGCAACGTGTAGCCCTCGCTCGCGCACTCATCAATGAACCCACCATTCTGCTGTTAGATGAGCCACTCTCAGCACTCGACCTGAAACTCCGAAAACAGATGCAATCGGAGCTAAAAGCACTGCAGCGTAAAGTCGGTATCACATTCGTCTACGTCACGCACGACCAGGGGGAAGCATTGGCACTGTCCGATCGGATTGCCGTGATGAACGATGGTAGAATCCTCCAAGTCGGAACGCCATCTGAAATCTATGATTCACCACAGGGGCGTTTCGTCGCAGACTTTATCGGCACTTCCAACTTCCTTGAAGGGACACTTATCAGCCAAAACGAAATTACACTGGCAACGGAGCCACCCCTTAAGATTGTCAGTACACCGAACAACAGCATGCCTATAGACACACCTGTCACCCTCGCGCTCCGTCCAGAGCGCGTTGACCTGAGAACGACCCCCATCTCTGATATTGCGAACTGCCTACGCGGCGTGATTCAGGACGAAAGTTATCTCGGCACAATGCTTCAATACACCGTCCAAACCGATTACCCGACGCCACTTATTGTCCACCAACAGAACACGGGGACAAGAGATGGATATCGCTTTCAACGCGGCGATATAGTCTATCTACAGTGGACCCCTGAGAACGCGATTGTTTTAAAAACCGACAAACACTAA